In the Primulina tabacum isolate GXHZ01 chromosome 7, ASM2559414v2, whole genome shotgun sequence genome, aaaaatctttggGGATAGGGAAGTAAGGaaatatcaatgcattgatCAAAATCATAACTCTTACCTTTCTTACCTCGATTCCCTTTGCTTGCAGTCGGCTCATCATTCCCTTTTCTTGGAGTCGGCTCATCTTCCCAGCTGGGTTTATGCTCAACTTTTTTCTCTTCTACTTCTATCATTCCAACCTCCTCATGTTGTATGAAAACAGCATTCACTTTTCTCATACTCGGGTCTGCAGTCTTTGGTACTGCGCTTGACGGTTGAGACGTGAGTTGTTTTGTTATCTGCCCAACTTGCGACTCCAGGATTTTCAGAGAAGCACCAATATTTGCCATGTGGGTCTCTAGGTTGTCAAGCCTAGACTCGGTCCTAGCCATTCTCTTgccagattcagcaacaaatgtcccGGCTAAATCCTCAAATAATGGCTTCCAttccccatttgatgtattgaaccccggtggaggattcaatacattcttatttttgcatatgaaaattctcatgatttctcaaaccagggtgataagtgttagggggaggaTTACCTCAATATCCTCCATAGCCTCCAAAGTTTTTGTTGTTGATATACTGTACTTCTTCAGGAATTTGCGATTACTTCAACAACAAACGATGGTCCCTCAGTGTTTGATGTACTCACTTTATTCATGGTTGCTATCTATGTAGTCAATGCTGATACTTGCGCAGTGAGTGATGTGATAGGATCCACAGCATAAACTCCAGTTGTCCTCTGCACTCTTGACCTCTCAGATGGCCATTGGTAGCTATTAATAGTCATATGCTCAAGCAAGTCATAGGCTTGAGCAGGAGATTTGGCAAAGATTGTGCCACCTGCCACTGCATCTACTGTTGTACGTGTCTGACCATTCAACCCATCATAGAAAAGCTCGATTTGTACCaagtcttcaaaaccatgatttGGGCACCTCcgcaacaactccttatacctttcccatgcctcatagagctgctcaaagtcagtctgcctgaAGGTActgatctcaatcttcaactgtgcagactttgcaGGGGGGAAATATTTAGACAGAAACTTTGTTGCCAACTCTTGCCACGTTGTGATGCTCCCCAGCGGAagtgattggagccatcctcttgcttggtccctaagagaaaacagaaacaaacgcagtctaataatatcatcaggaacattattaatttttaccatATCCGTGATCTCCAGGAAAGCCCTCAAATGAACGCGAGGATCAGCAGTGTCAGTTCCCGCaaattggttctgttgaaccatattTATTAGTGCAGGCTTCAACTCAAAATTGTTGGCATTTATGGTTCCCCGAGAAATGCCAGAATAATGTGTGTTGATCACTGGTCTgaagtgatctctgataggtaAAGCGTCTAGTTGATTATATCTCGCGTCTTCTCTGTTTTCAGCCATTGCTTGGATTTCTTCCCTTCTCGCTTTTCTTAGTCTtctcgcagttctttcgatctccggaTAAAAATAAGCAAATCAGGGCTGTGCGATCTTAGCATGCACTGTAAAACAGAAAAAATTATAACTTAACaaaataactaaataaaataaaatctaaattaaAGTCAAGACTACTTAGTAACGATATtaatatgcaattaaataataaactccccggcaacggcgccaaaaacttgttgcataTTTTCACTACCGtaagtgtacggtgtcaagttttagtactggtatgagtacatatatcgatcccacgaagagtaattatttaaaactgtatattaagtaccataattgacatagctcaactttatttagcAAAATCAAAGAGTTGGTTTATAATCAATtcaaagaaaataacgaatCAGAGAATTCTTAGCACGCAGTTGAAGTTCAATGAGTAGATCAatttagatatatgattttgtctggtgtcccctatgctaaattaaaattgactaacaTATTATTAAATCACATCATGTTTACTAACCAAGAACTCGCAATTTCCTATTTcctttttcaaatgataaatagaactgtattacatattactgattttaatatgtctattcaaaatcacgtaacacgtaataaatgcaaacaaggtTTTCTTATGGATTCGTCAGAGTTATACGTtttttgcacgttataaacgTCTAACGATGTGGTTTCCATtgtcctaatttcaatcccctctctcgagtgttagatcttaattatttgatcaatcgaattatggtcagtaattcaaaagcattaacgacaagaaatcacaaataaacacgatgaattaattcaatgaaaattgaAACCGTCAATAACATAGGTTCAACCAAGACTacgtcaatctctagaaaataaaattagttcatactcgaatttaaatcaatacaaaacctgtttttaatcattaaaaatgtaaaaataaagaaccGAATTAGAAACGTGTTGAGGAAAGATGAAAGCGCGTCTCCGTGTCCGGATTCAGCGTCTTCTATCTCCGTTCTTCGCGTTCCGTCTTCTGTTCTCTGACTTTTGCTCTCCTTTTCTCGAGTGATATGTCGGCTGTACTTCCCAAAATTTTCGAACCCCTTTCAAAGTCCACGACTGTCCTATTTAATTCTGAACATcgtgccgcgcgcatatgcgggacctaaaccagcgcatatgcgcgcctttttCCGTGCTAGGCTTCTTCTCACGCGCACATGCGCACACCagctccgcgcatatgcgggagTCCTCTTTTTTGTTCATCCTGATTTCCTTcgcgggcgcatatgcgcgcccttctCTGGTTTGCTTTGTGTCTCACTTCTTTCTGGCGTGCACATGCGCGCTcttgactcgcgcatatgcgcgggtctctCTGCCTTCAGAGCTGGGCCATTTTCCTCCAATTTCTTCTAATCGTCATTTTCGCTCCTTTTCACGCCCATGTATTAGCCTTACCTAGATTCCTGCGAGCACATCAAAAATAGCAAAAGACGCATAATTCCGCCcaagaaaactaacaatctatatgaattataaggataatttaagtgcacaaaaTGAACTTATCAAGAACTAATAATTTTTTCGGatttaatcattttatttgtgtGTTATCAATTATGATCCAGCTTGGTTGACATCTCGTAGCATGCCTTAAAATCTTGATAGAAACCAATAAAAATACAAAGAACCTTTAATTAATCACTCTAAATGTGATGATCTACAAACAAAAAACCCATAAGtttaatacatatacataataaATAGGATTGAAAACATTGAATTAAGCAAATGCAAAAGATGGAATTCAAGAAAAAAGTATTACTCCACATATATAAAATTGAAAAGCCGGATTTGCTTTggaaattttaaagatttaaatttcacggttttttcaatttatatcgaaaaaatattttccttaaaAAATGAGTGATGAACGTTGTGCTACTAGAAATGCAAATTCAAATGCTCATGATCAGcagtttttttttccttcaaatctTTAATCTAACATTTTGAGAATACACTACCATTTATGAAACATCTTCAaatgcaaataataaataaaaaacgaaggtataaaattttattcaaaatattaactataaaatttaaTGATTATTATAACAATAAAGTATTTAAATAATTGGATTCCcgaattaaaaattttagatgtaatatttttctaaaaccaaaaatgtattatttttcaaacagtaaatttttgtattaacatattatattagagaaatatttataattttgtatttaagtttttattttatgataGTTTTTTCCTCATAAAACAAAAAGtagattatataaatataaatataaattaaaaatatacttGGCGGCATATGAATCGCGGAGGCCCCATGCTATACTGCAATTGTGTAAAACGATGGGCACTTTCCCTCAACTCCCCCAACAACATCCATAATAACATTTTGACTCCCCACCCTTTCCTTCAACCAGTACTGTTTTATAAAGCTCCATTTCAATATTTTCCAACTTCATCCATTTTATACATCATCACCACCATGGTTACGCTTTGCGATTCTGCTTTTCTTGCAATATTTACTATTGTTATTCAGCTCTACGTCGCCGCTGCGGCTCCTTATGACTACATCCCCACGCTGCCTCCTCTCTTCGGTTTGTATATCAAGTTTTTTCGAAATCCATAAGTCTAGAGAATGCATATCCTACTTTCGATGAGTTATAATCACGTGCACATGTTGTTTGTTTGTTTATAATTATCGGTTTCTTTGTTTAACTATTTTAGGTgttagatattttttttaatcacagCGTTTATGCTAAAAAAAAATGCTGGTTTTTTAATGATATCTTTCGATAATTAATTAGGataattttagtcttttttctACGTGACGCTGATGTGTCCAGTATCACAAAATGAAAGTTACATGGcaaataaataatcttgataacaTAGCAGACCCAAATATCGCAAGACGTCAAGTATAGATGACGAAAAAAacaattttcctttttattatatttttcactATTATACCAAGATGATTATTCTACATCTCTTGTCGATCATAATATAGTAGAGATTATATGATTATTGGGGCAAACTTGTGGAATTGATGTGTTTATTGTTGTGTATAGGGGGGGATCCTTGCCAAGGCAACGTGTGTGGGCGAGGTTTTTGTTCTGTCACAGATAATAGTACTTTTGGTTATGAGTGTGAGTGCGAAGATGGTTGGAGACAAGCTCGTTATGATGAAGATGGTAGCAGCTTCTTGAAGTTCTTGCCTTGTGTTATCCCCAATTGTGAGATTTTTTTctagttattttgtttaatttattctaggtttCTATGAGTACATAAAATCCTTCAAAAgtttataagaaaatatttactTATATATAAGCATTAAAGATAGggaaaacggtaatttttggttCTATAATTTTGTCGTTTTACGATTTTAATCATCTATGTTATTGAATTTCAGTTTTAGTTTCGCATCTTCGTATTTTTGGCAATTTCAATCGTTCTTCATCGAAAGTGTAGACGTGACACTATATTTTCAGCGACCCACTGGCAGTGCGTTTATATCACATCACAAATAGACAAAGACCAAAAAACAATTTTCCCTAAATGATGttatattatttcaaaaaatataatattgatatatatatatatcctttgTGTTCAACAGGCACAATCAACTACGCCTGCGAGAATACTGCTACGCCGGATTTGGACGACACACAAAGAGAAAGACAAGCTAATCTATCCATCTTCGACCGTAATAACAATTTTACAACTTTCCCATGATTTCGAATccatcaaataaaatatatacgaTAGCGATATAAAGTTTATTGGATTTCTTGGTTGTAGCCTGCTTCTGGACTAATTGTGGGGGAGGTTACTGCAATCGGACCACTCCATTTACACACAGCTGTGAATGTGAAGATGGCTACTACAATCTGTTCAATTCCACCATTTTTCCATGCTTCAGAGATTGTAAGTACATTTCTCATCAAAATGATTTCATTAATACTGAGGCGGATTGTTTTTGTAATATTTCTTATTTCACACGGATTTTTTCGATAAAAACAATACAGTCTCAATTCTGTATTTATTCCTTTTTTTCTGAGACCTATTTCTTGTCtcagatttttttatttttgaaaagataCGAGTTTCATTTTTTTCACAATTTTACATTTATCAAACTGTGT is a window encoding:
- the LOC142550878 gene encoding uncharacterized protein LOC142550878, with product MVTLCDSAFLAIFTIVIQLYVAAAAPYDYIPTLPPLFGGDPCQGNVCGRGFCSVTDNSTFGYECECEDGWRQARYDEDGSSFLKFLPCVIPNCTINYACENTATPDLDDTQRERQANLSIFDPCFWTNCGGGYCNRTTPFTHSCECEDGYYNLFNSTIFPCFRDCSFGAGCSSFAFNFTNTSNFSSHLPGIDLFGHTSHVGILIPSVGFTRLIIAVAGLAWLYGIN